The following nucleotide sequence is from Vicugna pacos unplaced genomic scaffold, VicPac4 scaffold_21, whole genome shotgun sequence.
TTAAGCCACTGATTAAAATGGATTTCTATACTCAAACTACTGTTGTTTTTTTAGGGGAAACGGTTCTGTTTAGTTTCCAAGCAGACATGAACTTTGAATTTTTCTCAggattcttcagttttttttttttcggtttgaACCAGGATTCGTATATGAAGTGTGATTTATAGGTGCGCTATGTGAAACGTAACCcttcatttttgttccttttttgtgcaggtttctctgcttctacaATTTCTGATTGAAAATTGCTGTAGAATATTTGGAgaagaaatcacttcccttttGGAAGAGGTTTCAGTGACATGTGCTACGAAAGAGAATGTCTCAGGTACTGTGAATAATGGGgttgtttttgtgtgtgagaaATAGACACACACGTGAAGGTCAGCGAGGGCACCGATTACCCTGCAGCCCAGAGCAGCTCGGGTGAAGGGGCCTCTCACCTGAGTCAGGGGCCGCGGGCTTCCGCCCCTTCCTTAGAAGGCCTGCTCGTAGGTCAGGCTGTGTTAACACTGTGGTCAGGTTACCTAGTGTATAAGACAAGGTTCCCAAACTCCAAGAAGTTGTTAGTGGCAGAATTCTAACttcttgtttcaaaataaaaccttacaaggatatacaatagaacaattaacAGATTTACAATATAACAATATTGTTACAACATATTGTTGCAATATCTTACAATATAACAGAAGTGCTGTGGTTGAAACTGGAGTAGGAGACCGAGAAGCAGGCCTGGCCTGGTTgctcctcatcttcctctccGAGGTCCCTGACATCTCTCAGAAATCCAGCGCCCTGCAAAGTACTTGAGAAAACAGCTAGCCTCATGGGGCGGGGCAGGGTGTGTGGGGCTTGAAGACATTCAGCCTTCCAAAATATGAATGCCTGTACCACCAATTCTTGGTTATCTTTGAACAATTATTCTGTGCCACCGTAACACTGGTATCTTCTCCTGTAATTATGGGAAACCATAACATCTAACTGGTCTGATtgctgtaaaaaataaacaaagtaatagATATTAAAGGACTTTGTCAAAGGGAAATTGATAAGGTTGGTAAATGGTTTCTCTGAGACTAACAGAGTTAATTAGGTGTATCCACCAGCTAATCCATTTAAAAGACACAGTCTTATTCAGAACCTGAGTGTATCTGcattaatttctttgtattttttaccaTTTCCTGGTATTATGACATGTCTTCATTGCTTTGAGGAAACCTTACTTAAAGAAAAGCTATTTCTTCAGGGACTGAGGTAAATCTAGTATACCCCCAAAATTTACTTTTAGTTTCTGCACTAACAACTAGAAAGATTATGAAAGATGCTTTCTTTCTTGAGAGTAGGAATTTGAAAAATCTgcatgaaaacagaattaaactaAACATCAtagttgtttagttttttttttttaaggcagcatGTATTTGAGGCAAATGCAAATGTTAAtcatggtttgatttttttcgACAGATAACTCTTTCTTCCAGCTGAATGACTCCTCCTATGACAGCCTGGAAAATGAGCTGAACGAAGTTGATGCTCCATGCAGTGACTTGGTAAAGAAACTCAGTCCAGGCAGCAGAAGCATGGACTCCATGTTAACCCTCAGTGACTATGACCTCGAGCAGCCTGAGGCGGAAGGCGTTTTAACCCTGAGCGACTTTGACTTAGACCATCCTAAAGATGAAGACGTTCAGGTGGAACAGCCCAGTGAGCCTGAGCCGGTGACCGTGGTGGCAGTGTACAGAAAGGCCTcgctgcaggaccaggccagtgCCCCCTCTGGCATGAGCACCCCTAGCCACCTGTCCGCAGCTACGGAAGATGCTCCAAAAAGCCCGAGGCAACAGCGGCGCTGCTCGGAGCCCAGCATCGGCTACCTGGGTTCAAAGCTTTCCTTTCTCAGGGTGTTTTATCAGAAAAGGATACGCAAGTCCAGCTGTGATGCGATTCTCCTGAAAAAAGATGAGAACCATCTGAGTCAGAATCCACCCCTCCAGAAAGAGGGTAAGACAGGTtttaaaacaagtttagtcaCAGACACTGATGTCAAGAAAAATGCCACTGATGAAAATGATAAGAAGAAAAGCTGGTGTGATAGCGAAGGAAATCACGTAAACCTTTTTCCTAAATCCAAGCCAGTGACCATTTCTCACAGCCACCTGTCCTCACACGATTGTCCCACGAACCAGCCCATCGCTGTGGACACGGCTGGGTACTCCCCGCCATGCCCAGCAGAGCCCCTCAAAGGCTCAAGGAGGCAGCGGCGCTGCTCAGAGCCCAGCACCGATGACCGACACTGCAAACTGACCTATCTCAGGGGACTTTATTCAAAAAAGAAGCAGCACAACGCAAGCTGTGACGCCAGTCTCTTGCACAAAGAGGAGGACTATCTCAAGCGGCACAAGTCTTTGCAGATGGAGGGGCAAAAGCTTATCAGTCGGAGCTTGGTCATGGGGATCGAGGTTGGCAAGAGTGGTGCCGCAAACCAGAACACTGAGAAGGTCTTCCCCCCAAGGTTAAACATTTGCCCGAGGAGTAGCTGTTCCAGCTTGTCCTCCCCAGACACGTCCCCATCTGGCTCGCCAGTGAGCTCCCAAGACAGCGCTTTTTCTCAGATTTCTGAACAGTCGGTGTTTACACCCACTGAAACATCCTCTCCAATAGATTGCACTTTTCGAGCTCTAGGAAAACAGGAAGAGCTTTCTTCTGACTTAAGCAGTTCCAGCCTCATTTCTGGAATTCCCGGTCCCTCATCAGGGCAGGCCAGTAGCCACCAGGCTCATACAAAAAAGGACAGTCTAGAGGGGCATTCACAAATGCGTTCTGTAACTCTGCACCCCAGCACATGGTTGAGAAATGGTATAGCCAGTTTGAAAAATTGGTCTCTCAAAAAGAAGGCAAGGGCACCGAgaccagaaaacaataaaacaggtTCTCTAAAAGCACCCACGGAGCCACCTCCATGTGCTCCTGGCATTCCAGAAGCCAGCGCACcgcaagagagacagacagacattccCCAAATGGCAGCCGAAGGGCTTGGGGCTGTGCAAACAGCCCAGTCCTGTAGTTCTTACCCCAGCCAGGAATCAGAGAAGGATGGTCGCTCTCCATCCAGCCTGGCGGAAGACCGACTTGAGCTTTGCTTGAAGTCacctgaggaaggagagaaggatggGCAGTGTTCTCCTGGTACTCTGCCTCTAGAAGGATCCTCACCCAGCTCTTTGACAGTGGATGACGTGTCCAGCCCAGACTCAGGGCCAACAGTGGTTTCTGATGTTGAGGACACGCATGTAACCAAAGACATTTAACCACAATCAGAATCTAATATTTGCAAGGACAGAAACCGGGCTACTAATAACATAAAGATAATAATTACTATGACCCCTGTGTATAGAATAACCGAGACAGGTAGCATCGGGGTTATCACTGCTGATACTAAGGACAAAAAAAGAATCCTCTTTATTGAGACTATTTGGCAAAAAGTCAAGGCTAAAAGATTTTATCACCTAACTGCTTGGGAGGCTTTTCCTTATAAGAGCATGGATTGATCCTGTCATGCATTTTAAGAGATCCCAGCAGAGGGCTAAAGAAGCATCATCTCTAGAGGAAACACGCCTTAGATGACACTAAGAAGGCCAGGATATCAaaagtgaagaataaaaaccatggaCAGAGGGGGAAGTCTGCAAAGAAACCATCCACATTCcatgaaatgtttttaataagCAAGAAGAATGCCACCAATCAAAGCATTAAGAGGGAAAGCATGTCAGATGATCAAGGAAATCACGCCAGACTTTTCCCCGAAACCAAGCAAGTGGCCAGTTCTGAGACATCTCATGGTCAATCACGTGCCCTCACAGAATCATTCCAGGTACCAGCCCATTAAGGCAGCTAGTGTGGAAGAAACTCGAGGAATTCGAGCCATGAGTACCATGACATCGTAGTTCTTGTTGGTCGGTTCGTTTTTCCATGAGCGTCTCACTGCTCTGCAGAGGCCCCCGGACACAgctgtggggagaaggaaggaaatgggtGCTCCTTTCAGTGTTCTTTCCAGAGGTGCCTGAGCCAGAAACATTCTCCAGAAATGCACTTTTTCCTCCTAGGAGGTGCCCTCCTGACAGCACTGGCTGTCTTAGTGAGGAGGAAGAGTCTGCAACAACAGTCCTTCCTTTGTTGCACGGTCACTGTTGCCAACAGGTGATCAAAGCAGGACTCCTCTTTGCtgaaatgtttttctgcagccTTGCCTCTTGGATtaatcaaccaggaaaaaaattgcTGATAGATCTTCCCTTTTCTGATGGCCATTTAACAGCTGAGAGAGCAGTTTTGAGAGCTGGCAGGTTGTAAAGAGTCACAGAACAGAAGAACCACCACAGTGGCTGTCTGGCCTTCTTTCAGATACTCCTCGACGCTGGATTTTCTCACCTCCAGAAGTTTTTACATCATTTCGTCCCCAAATGATTCATGGTGTATACCCCACCGGTCTATTCCAGTGGGGTATACACCACGGTGTGTACCCCACCGGTCTATTCCAGTGGGGTATACACCACGGTGTGTACCCCACCGGTCTATTCCAGTGGGGTATACACCACGGTGTGTACCCCACCGGTCTATTCCAGTGGGGTATACACTGCGGTGTGTACCCCACCGGTCTATTCCAGTGGGGTAATCACCGCGGTGTGTACCCCACCGGTCTATTCCAGTGGGGTATACACGGTGGTGTGTACCCCACCGGTCTATTCCAGTGGGGCATACACGGTGGTGTGTACCCCATTGGTTTATTCCAGTCGGGTATACACCATGAATCATCTTGggacaaaaagatgtaaaaacttctggaggtcagaaaatCCAGTGTCGAGGACTGTCTGAAAGAAGGCCTGACAACCACTGTGGTGGCTCTTCTGTTCTGTGACTCTTTACAACCTGCCAGCCCCTCTCTCTCAAAGGTTACACCACTCCTGGATTACCTCCATGGATTATTAGGCCTTGCCAGACAGTACGAAGGGACAAGCAGGAATGGCTGTGCACCTTCCTTCATTTTAAACACTTACTTATTAGAAATTGCTTAGAACCCATTTGACCTCTTTAATTCAAATTCCAATGGCCCTTTCTCCCACAAACTTGCTTATTCCAAATCACTTTTCTTAGCCACCCAGAAACTTTCATGCCAAATATGCTTCCCCTGTTGTCCTAAAGATTGCATTTTTtcgttataaaaaaaattttttttctgtaagctaGAAGAAGTCCTTTCAGTATTAGCCATAGGTTCTACCTGCCTCTTGGGGACATGGCCCTTTTTGTCCTTAGCATTATAATAAACCTTTagaattctgtgtccaaagagctCCTTTATGACAATGGCCATATCAGTCACAGATGTGAAGGAGATTTTACCTTATCACCAACCACTCCTATATTTAGACTCCTCTAAGTGTCCATATGCCTCTCACGTGATATGATATATGAGAGCAGCAGGGATTCCCCTCACCCTGAGGGCACACTACTGTCAGAACTGCAATATGTGAATGAAGCTCTATGGCTTGGAGTGTCTTTTGCAGAAGCAAACTGCTTCTCTACTTAACAAAATAATAGTTCTagccatttttttgtttgtttttcttttgtattggtGGGAGAAAATCATATGCCCAgtttgaagcagagaaaagaatagACACTCGAGTTCTTTAATAACCATTTCTACTCTGTGTTCCCTTAGATACTCCTTACATACTTAATGTGAATACTTAATATTGCTGTAAAGTATTATATTGTATGATTTGAAGGCAGACTACATGTCATTTTATTACACTCTTGTCAACCTAGAATATATCAGACTGATGCTTTATCTAAGATTGTTTTGAGTTTGTATAATATATCTTGACAAATTTTACTACCATATGTTATataagaaatgtgtatttttgtacTTGCAGAAACCACTACTAACTTTTaaagttgtttgatttttcaaGGCACTGATAATGGATGTGTATGAAGTCCATGCTATGTATTAAATGAAACACCATTCTTCAACAGTTAACAATCCCACCAGAGTAATACTGTCCTTTGTGTAATTGTTTTAGCTAATGAGCTCAATTTCTGCTTAACATTGGGAATTtcataaaatgtaattaataCTGAACTGGAACTTTGAACTTTTCGTCATAGGCCATGGTCAGTCTTTCCAGAAAAAGACACTTTTCTAATTTTGTCATTTACCAAACAAGTCATGCTTTAGACAcaaagtcttcattttcttaggtAGTATATTCTCACGGTGCTCCTAGAATCAGATGCACACATATAGTCTACATtcttgtagcaaaaaaaaaatcaacttg
It contains:
- the LOC140694461 gene encoding rho GTPase-activating protein 20-like, encoding MGHLRDTALLTRGSKDSPTPSNLQEPFLMEQLPQEKQCHFILKPSRLAVAQQLGDSGQKTFKRRRSIINWAFWRGSSTHLDNQPVSPTSLMPGQLFGVSLPDICENDNLPKPILDMLFFLNQKGPLTKGIFRQSANMKSCRELREKLNSGVEVQLDCESAFVIASVLKDFLRCIPGSIFSSDLYDHWVCVMDEENDEEKINAVQRLLDRLPRANVVLLKYLFGLLHKIENHASWNQMNSFNLAVCIAPSILWPPASSSPEIESEFTNKVSLLLQFLIENCCRIFGEEITSLLEEVSVTCATKENVSDNSFFQLNDSSYDSLENELNEVDAPCSDLVKKLSPGSRSMDSMLTLSDYDLEQPEAEGVLTLSDFDLDHPKDEDVQVEQPSEPEPVTVVAVYRKASLQDQASAPSGMSTPSHLSAATEDAPKSPRQQRRCSEPSIGYLGSKLSFLRVFYQKRIRKSSCDAILLKKDENHLSQNPPLQKEGKTGFKTSLVTDTDVKKNATDENDKKKSWCDSEGNHVNLFPKSKPVTISHSHLSSHDCPTNQPIAVDTAGYSPPCPAEPLKGSRRQRRCSEPSTDDRHCKLTYLRGLYSKKKQHNASCDASLLHKEEDYLKRHKSLQMEGQKLISRSLVMGIEVGKSGAANQNTEKVFPPRLNICPRSSCSSLSSPDTSPSGSPVSSQDSAFSQISEQSVFTPTETSSPIDCTFRALGKQEELSSDLSSSSLISGIPGPSSGQASSHQAHTKKDSLEGHSQMRSVTLHPSTWLRNGIASLKNWSLKKKARAPRPENNKTGSLKAPTEPPPCAPGIPEASAPQERQTDIPQMAAEGLGAVQTAQSCSSYPSQESEKDGRSPSSLAEDRLELCLKSPEEGEKDGQCSPGTLPLEGSSPSSLTVDDVSSPDSGPTVVSDVEDTHVTKDI